From the genome of Methylomonas sp. UP202, one region includes:
- a CDS encoding TolC family protein → MRKRFQQLCCLLALLGGQSAWAQTRLVSAEQTLALFFQRNLDLIAAQYNIDQARAQEVIAGAIPNPDFNFQLSEIGDNPNMGSAARGCNHNPSVSCGPAEYFSFSQLIEMAGKRGLRIESSGFATQAAEADLRDAVRIFSNMVLDAYFDLLLAQKNRWLAQEAVSHYRDIAVANKLRLNSGDIAEADFLRVKMEATRAEADLDAAEAAVRQAQTSLAQVLRWPEPDWQFEAAEVWPALSDIGQHGDETALLDQALRQRPDLQADRRRAEQAQKELELARRLKYPDVTVNAGYARDPSNNALNSFFVGVSVPVPVFYQYQGEADKATVGLNQAQLAVEQTELAIRSDVANALAAWRSADKIAQRYENGLLTDAQTVRDSAELAFKKGATGVLDFIEAQRSYKTAMRDYFAAVVGRANAYYDLAKAVGDETPLGRPAADSNSIPKP, encoded by the coding sequence ATGCGAAAACGATTCCAGCAACTCTGTTGCCTCCTGGCGCTGCTCGGCGGGCAGTCGGCGTGGGCGCAAACCCGGCTAGTCAGCGCCGAGCAAACCTTGGCGCTGTTCTTTCAGCGCAATCTGGATTTGATCGCCGCCCAGTACAACATCGATCAGGCCCGCGCCCAGGAAGTCATCGCCGGCGCCATCCCCAATCCGGATTTCAATTTCCAGTTGTCCGAGATCGGCGACAATCCCAACATGGGCTCGGCGGCGCGCGGCTGCAATCACAATCCGTCGGTCTCTTGCGGGCCCGCCGAATACTTTTCGTTCAGCCAGTTGATTGAGATGGCCGGCAAACGCGGTTTGCGCATCGAAAGCAGCGGCTTCGCGACGCAAGCCGCGGAAGCCGATCTGCGCGATGCAGTGCGTATCTTTAGCAATATGGTGCTGGACGCCTACTTCGATCTGTTGCTGGCCCAAAAAAACCGCTGGCTAGCCCAGGAAGCCGTCTCCCATTATCGGGACATCGCGGTGGCCAACAAGCTGCGCCTAAACAGCGGAGACATCGCCGAAGCGGATTTTTTACGGGTCAAAATGGAAGCCACCCGCGCCGAAGCGGATCTGGACGCGGCCGAAGCGGCGGTGCGTCAGGCCCAAACCTCGCTGGCGCAAGTTCTGCGTTGGCCGGAGCCGGACTGGCAATTCGAGGCCGCCGAAGTCTGGCCGGCGCTCAGCGACATCGGCCAGCACGGCGATGAAACCGCATTGCTCGACCAAGCCTTGCGTCAGCGGCCGGATTTGCAGGCCGACCGGCGCCGCGCCGAGCAAGCGCAAAAGGAGCTGGAATTGGCCCGCCGCTTGAAATACCCGGACGTCACGGTTAACGCCGGTTACGCCCGCGACCCCAGCAACAACGCGCTCAACTCGTTTTTCGTCGGCGTCAGCGTGCCGGTACCGGTGTTTTATCAGTACCAGGGCGAAGCCGACAAGGCGACGGTCGGTTTGAATCAAGCGCAATTGGCGGTCGAACAAACCGAACTGGCGATCCGTAGCGATGTGGCCAATGCGCTGGCCGCCTGGCGCAGCGCCGATAAAATCGCCCAACGCTACGAAAACGGCTTGCTGACCGATGCCCAAACCGTGCGAGACAGCGCCGAACTGGCTTTCAAAAAAGGCGCGACCGGCGTGTTGGATTTTATCGAGGCGCAGCGCAGTTACAAAACCGCGATGCGCGACTACTTCGCGGCCGTCGTCGGTCGTGCCAACGCCTATTACGACTTGGCCAAAGCCGTCGGCGACGAAACCCCGCTCGGCCGTCCGGCCGCCGATTCAAATTCCATTCCCAAGCCCTGA
- a CDS encoding carbohydrate porin has protein sequence MANILGAVRGWRWCLLVLLAPVAGLAGDEFSLMQALADQGWHDLDDERWNAYAQATYISSWKPAFAAAYTNLNGTPHSLSPNAERSFTGTFTAYFGLKAWPGGEIYLAPEMISELPLSDLKGLGGGIQNFELQKTGSVSATWYKSRFYLKQTFGFGGDDGRNESAPLQLAGALDSHRLVVTFGNLSVLDIFDKNRFSADLRQQFLNMAFLSHAAYDFAADARGYSVGLAGEYYLGAWTLRLGRFATPQNPNDLPLDFNVFNHYGDQLEIEHRHTLYGQDGAVRLLAYRNREIMGRWDAAIAALKDDPSKNAAACGGFHYDSTNAGAPDLCWVRRPNVKTGIGINIEQRLTGAIGIFLRGMVSDGQTEVYSYTSADRSLSLGAAVDGEYWGRARDTVGVGFASSWLSASHVDYLRLGGVDGFIGDGTIRYRPEQLVDVYYKFHPWPSVWLTADYQHIANPAYNADRGPVDVYGLRAHFEF, from the coding sequence ATGGCTAATATCCTGGGGGCGGTCCGTGGTTGGCGATGGTGCTTGCTGGTGCTGCTGGCGCCCGTGGCCGGCTTGGCGGGCGACGAATTTTCGTTAATGCAGGCCCTGGCCGACCAGGGCTGGCACGACCTGGACGACGAGCGTTGGAACGCCTACGCCCAGGCTACCTACATCTCCAGCTGGAAACCGGCCTTCGCGGCGGCTTACACCAATCTGAACGGCACGCCGCATTCGCTCAGTCCGAATGCCGAGCGCAGTTTTACCGGCACCTTTACAGCTTATTTCGGTTTGAAAGCCTGGCCGGGCGGCGAGATTTATCTGGCGCCGGAAATGATTTCCGAACTGCCGCTGTCCGACTTGAAGGGCTTGGGCGGCGGCATCCAAAACTTCGAATTGCAAAAAACCGGCTCGGTCAGCGCGACCTGGTACAAGTCGCGGTTTTATCTTAAGCAAACCTTTGGCTTCGGTGGCGACGACGGCCGCAACGAGTCCGCGCCCTTGCAACTGGCCGGCGCGTTGGACAGCCACCGCTTGGTGGTCACTTTCGGCAATCTCAGCGTGTTGGACATTTTCGACAAGAACCGCTTTTCCGCCGACCTGCGCCAGCAGTTTTTGAACATGGCGTTTCTCAGCCACGCGGCTTACGACTTTGCCGCCGACGCGCGCGGTTATTCGGTCGGTCTGGCCGGCGAATATTATCTCGGCGCGTGGACCTTGCGGCTGGGCCGCTTCGCCACGCCGCAAAATCCCAACGATCTGCCGTTGGATTTCAACGTGTTCAACCATTACGGCGATCAACTGGAGATCGAACACCGCCACACGCTGTACGGCCAAGACGGCGCGGTGCGGCTGTTGGCCTACCGCAATCGGGAAATCATGGGTCGCTGGGACGCGGCCATCGCGGCGCTGAAGGACGACCCAAGCAAAAACGCCGCGGCTTGCGGCGGCTTTCATTACGACTCGACCAACGCCGGCGCGCCGGATCTGTGTTGGGTGCGCCGACCCAACGTCAAAACCGGCATCGGCATCAATATCGAACAGCGCTTGACTGGCGCGATCGGGATATTTCTACGCGGCATGGTTTCGGACGGGCAAACCGAGGTGTACTCCTATACCTCGGCCGACCGCTCGTTGTCGTTGGGCGCGGCCGTCGACGGCGAATATTGGGGCCGAGCCCGCGACACGGTCGGGGTCGGCTTCGCCAGCAGTTGGTTGTCGGCCAGCCACGTCGACTATTTGCGCCTGGGCGGCGTGGACGGCTTTATCGGCGACGGCACCATCCGCTACCGGCCGGAACAGTTGGTAGACGTTTACTATAAATTCCATCCCTGGCCCTCGGTGTGGCTGACCGCCGACTACCAGCACATCGCCAATCCGGCCTACAATGCCGATCGAGGTCCGGTCGACGTTTACGGACTGCGCGCCCATTTCGAATTCTGA
- the trpC gene encoding indole-3-glycerol phosphate synthase TrpC, with amino-acid sequence MTTDTPDILKTILAKKAEEVARRKNNTPLAMLQELAGTVQGPRGFYQALRNKADQQKPAIIAEIKKASPSQGVIREDFKPVEIAVDYAFNGATCLSVLTDKEFFQGSEANLQMVRDKCPLPAIRKDFMIDPYQIHESRALGADCILLIVAALDDAMLKELADTATGLGMDVLVEVHDAEELERALALNTHMIGINNRNLRTFEVSLQTTLDLKNTIPADKLIVTESGIHTPADVKLMQDNGIYTFLVGEAFMRAESPGKKMRELFF; translated from the coding sequence ATGACGACAGATACCCCCGACATCCTCAAAACCATCCTCGCCAAAAAAGCCGAAGAAGTAGCGCGCCGCAAGAACAACACACCGTTGGCTATGCTGCAAGAATTGGCCGGCACCGTGCAGGGTCCGCGCGGCTTTTATCAGGCCTTGCGCAACAAGGCCGACCAGCAAAAACCGGCAATCATCGCCGAAATCAAAAAGGCTTCGCCCAGCCAAGGCGTGATCCGCGAGGACTTCAAGCCGGTGGAAATCGCGGTCGATTATGCCTTCAACGGTGCGACCTGTTTGTCGGTGTTGACCGACAAGGAATTTTTCCAGGGCTCGGAAGCCAATCTGCAAATGGTCCGCGACAAATGCCCGCTGCCGGCGATCCGTAAGGATTTCATGATCGATCCGTATCAAATCCACGAATCGCGGGCGCTGGGCGCCGACTGTATCTTGTTGATCGTCGCCGCGCTGGACGACGCGATGCTGAAGGAACTGGCCGACACCGCGACCGGTTTGGGCATGGACGTGTTGGTGGAAGTGCACGATGCCGAGGAACTGGAACGGGCCTTGGCGCTGAACACCCATATGATAGGCATCAACAACCGCAATCTGCGTACCTTCGAAGTGTCCCTACAAACCACGCTGGACCTGAAAAACACGATTCCGGCCGACAAATTGATCGTCACCGAAAGCGGCATCCACACTCCGGCCGACGTCAAACTGATGCAGGACAACGGCATATACACCTTCCTGGTCGGCGAAGCCTTCATGCGCGCCGAATCGCCGGGTAAGAAGATGCGCGAGTTGTTTTTCTAA
- a CDS encoding transposase — protein MPNYRRAFVPGGTWFFTVNLLERKNNDLLVLEIDLLRETVRAVRKRYPFHIDAWVVLPDHMHAVWTLPPGDADFSKRWRLIKSGFSRALPKTEYRSNVRKVANERGIWQRHFWEHLIRDETDFERHVDYVHVNPLKYGLVTRVIDWPYSSFHRYVENGIYPGNWGGDWELGVEGDD, from the coding sequence ATGCCTAATTACCGACGCGCGTTTGTTCCGGGTGGTACGTGGTTTTTTACCGTGAATTTGCTGGAACGTAAGAACAACGATTTACTGGTTCTGGAAATCGATTTGTTACGTGAAACCGTTCGGGCGGTGCGAAAACGTTACCCGTTTCATATCGACGCCTGGGTAGTGTTACCGGATCACATGCATGCTGTTTGGACGTTGCCACCGGGAGATGCGGATTTCAGCAAACGCTGGCGGTTGATCAAAAGTGGGTTTTCGCGGGCATTGCCTAAAACGGAGTATCGGTCGAATGTGCGGAAAGTCGCGAACGAACGTGGTATTTGGCAACGCCATTTTTGGGAGCATTTAATTCGTGATGAAACTGACTTTGAGCGCCATGTGGATTATGTGCACGTTAATCCGCTTAAATATGGATTAGTTACCCGAGTTATTGATTGGCCTTATTCCAGTTTCCATCGGTATGTTGAAAACGGCATTTATCCGGGGAATTGGGGTGGCGATTGGGAGTTGGGAGTAGAAGGAGATGATTAG